A stretch of the Enterobacteriaceae bacterium ESL0689 genome encodes the following:
- the speD gene encoding adenosylmethionine decarboxylase — MKKVKLHGFNNLTKSLSFCIYDICYANTAEERDGYIAYIDELYNANRLTEILSETCSIIGANILNIARQDYEPQGASVTILVSEEPVDPRLIDKTEHPGPLPEAVAAHLDKSHICIHTYPESHPQGGLCTFRADIEVSTCGVISPLKALNYLIHQLESDIVTIDYRVRGFTRDINGMKLFIDHEINSIQNFMSSDIKALYDMVDVNVYQENIFHTKMLLKEFDLKHYMFHTRPEDLTAEACQIITDLLWKEMREIYYGRNIPQI, encoded by the coding sequence TTGAAAAAAGTAAAACTGCATGGCTTTAATAATCTGACGAAAAGCCTGAGTTTTTGTATTTACGATATTTGCTATGCCAATACTGCCGAAGAGCGTGACGGTTATATCGCTTATATTGATGAGCTGTATAACGCCAACCGCCTGACGGAAATTTTATCCGAAACCTGCTCAATTATCGGCGCTAATATTCTGAATATCGCCCGCCAGGATTATGAGCCACAAGGTGCCAGCGTCACTATTCTGGTCAGTGAAGAACCGGTTGATCCACGATTAATTGATAAAACCGAGCATCCAGGACCTTTGCCGGAAGCGGTTGCCGCCCATCTCGATAAAAGCCATATCTGTATCCATACTTATCCTGAAAGTCATCCGCAAGGCGGATTATGTACTTTCCGGGCGGATATCGAAGTGTCCACCTGTGGCGTTATTTCACCCCTTAAGGCGTTAAATTATCTGATCCACCAGCTGGAGTCGGATATCGTCACCATTGATTATCGCGTGCGCGGTTTTACCCGTGATATTAATGGTATGAAACTGTTTATCGATCATGAAATTAACTCTATTCAGAATTTCATGTCCAGTGATATCAAAGCGTTATATGACATGGTAGATGTGAATGTTTATCAGGAAAATATCTTCCATACGAAAATGTTACTGAAAGAGTTCGATCTTAAGCACTATATGTTCCATACCCGCCCGGAAGATTTAACCGCTGAAGCGTGCCAGATCATTACCGACCTGTTATGGAAAGAGATGCGGGAAATTTATTATGGCCGCAATATTCCCCAGATCTGA
- the yacL gene encoding protein YacL, with product MDYEFMRDITGFVRVRMSMGHEALGHWFNEEVKDNLALLDEVEQAACNLKGSERSWQHIGHEYTLWLDGEEVIVRANQLAFSADEPEEGLHYYDEESLSLCGLEDFLQVVAAYREFARQC from the coding sequence ATGGATTACGAATTTATGCGTGATATAACCGGTTTTGTCAGGGTTCGGATGTCGATGGGACACGAAGCGCTTGGCCACTGGTTTAATGAAGAAGTGAAAGATAACCTGGCCCTGCTGGATGAAGTCGAACAGGCGGCATGTAACCTCAAAGGCAGTGAACGCAGCTGGCAACATATCGGCCATGAATATACTTTATGGCTGGATGGTGAAGAGGTGATCGTCCGTGCCAACCAGCTGGCGTTTTCCGCTGATGAACCTGAAGAGGGCTTACATTATTACGATGAAGAGAGCCTGTCGTTATGTGGCCTGGAAGATTTTCTTCAGGTGGTGGCGGCGTACCGTGAATTTGCCCGGCAGTGTTGA